CTCGGGCTGCCCGGCACCGGTTCGGCGGCCGCGCTCACCTGTCGCAACAAGCTGCTCCAGCGCACCGCCGCGCCGGCCTACGCACCGGCCTGGCAGACCGTCCCCGCCGACCGGCGGGCGGACTTCACGCTGCCGGCGGAGCAGCTGCCCGCGGTGGTCAAGCCGGCCGGCCGCTTCTACAGCTCCGGTGTCCGGCTGGTGCACACCCAGGCGGAACTGACCGCCGCCCTCGGCGCGCTGGCGGACCACGAGATCGCCCTGGTGGAGAGCCGGGTGGCGGGGCCGGAGTACTCGGTCGAGGCACTGGTCCAGGGCGGCGAGGTGCTCTGGTCCGGGGTCACCGGCAAGGAGAGCAACGAATCCGGCGGGACGTTCTTCACCGAGGTCGAGCACACCTCCCCGGCCGTCCTGGACGAGCCCTCGCGCACGGCGCTGGTCGAGGCCAACCGGGAGGTGCTGCGCCTGGTCGGGCTCCGGGACGGGATCACCCACGCCGAGTACCGGTTGACCGAGGACGGCGTGGTGCTGATGGAGGTGGCCGCCCGGCTGCCGGGGGACGCCATCACCTTCCTGTGGGAGCTGGCGACCGGCGAGGGAGTGGAACCGGTCATGATCGACCTCGCCCTCGGGGTCCCGACCCGCTACCCCGAGCCCCGGCGCCGGGCCCGCCAGACCTTCGTCGACCACCCGCACGGCCGGCTGCGGGACGTCACCGCCGAGGGCGCCGAGGTCTCCTGGATCGTCCGGGACGACCGCTGGCCGCTGCTCGCGCCGCTCGGCCCGGACGCCCCGGCCGCCCTGCGCGGGGTGCTGGTAGGCCGCCGCGCCGGGGATCTGCTCGGCCCCCTGGTGGACTCGGGCCACCGCTCCGCCTCCCTGATCGTCGACAGCCCGCTCGACGACTCCATCGACCGGGCCACCAAGACCTTCGCCGACCGGGTGCGCGTCCTCGTCGACCCGGCGCCCGCCGGCTGAGAGTGCGTACGGCCCTGTTCACCGTCCGGCACCACCCCTACGAACAACCGGAGAGGACCATGTCCGCAACTGCCACCGACTGCCTGGTTTGCGACAGCGCGCTGGAGATCCAGCAGGAGTGGGAGGTCGGGGAGATCGTGGAGTGCGGCTCCTGCGGCCAGGAGCACGAGGTCGTCGAGAAGTCCGCGGCCGCCACCCGGGTCGAGCTCGCGCCCGAGGTCGAGGAGGACTGGGGCGAATGAGCCCGCGGCCCGACGACGTCCTCCTCTCGCTCACCATGCTCCGCCCGGAGGAACGGCTGCTCCTGGACGCCCTGCGCGTCCGGGGGCTGGCCGTGCGCACCGCGCTGCCGCCCGACCTCGCCGACGTGCTGTCGGGCCGGGTCGAGCCGCCGCGGCTGGTGGTGCTCAGGAACCTCTCGCACCGGGAGGCGATCGGCACCGCGCGACGGCTGGAACAGGCCGGTGTGCCGACCTTCAACCGGGCGGCGGCGATCGAGGTCTGCAACGACAAGGGCCTGCAGGCCCTGCTGTTCGCCCGGCACGGGATCGCCCATCCGCGCTCGCTGCACGCCTTCACCCACGACCAGGTCCGTACGGCCGTCGAGGCGGTCGGCCGGCCCGCCGTGGTGAAACCGGTCAGCGGCTCCTGGGGCCGCGGCGTGGTGCGACTGTCGGACGAGGAGGCCCTGGAGGTCTGGATCGGCGCCCGCGAGTCGGTGGACGCGGCCGGCAAGCTGTTCCCCGTCCTGGTCCAGGAGTACGTGGACAAGCCCGGCCACGACCTGCGGGTGGTGGTGGTCGGCCGCGAGCCGGTGGTCGCCATCCGGCGGATCTCGCAGGACTGGCGGACCAACACCCACCTCGGCGCCGAGGTCGAACGGGCCGAGATCACCGACGAGATGGCCAAACTCTGCCTCGCCGCCGTCGACCTGCTCGGCGAGGGCTTCTACGGCATCGACCTGATCGAGGACCGCGCCACCGGTACGACCGCCGTCCTGGAGGTCAACGCCAACCCCGAGTTCGCCCGCTCCTCGGCCCGGCACGGCGTCGACGTGGCCGGCCGGCTGGCCACCTACCTCGCCGGGAGCCTGCTCGGCTGACCCGGGCCTCCACTGCCGCGCACCACCCCCTGCCCGCGCACCACCCACGAAGAGGGTTCGATGGAACTGTTCGACACGGCGGTCGTGCTGACCCGGGTCATGACCTCGGGGACCGTGATGAGCATCGAGAAGAGTGACCGGGAACTACCCGGACTGGAAAGGCAGTTGACCAGGGCCACCGGCCGCGCCCAGGCCGTCCTGGTGAACAGCGCCAGCGCGGCCGTGCACGCCGCGCTGGCCGGCCTCGGGATCGGCCACGGCGACACCGCCGACCTGCCGGGCCTCGACCCGCGCACCGCCGCGTTCGTCGCCTGGCTGGGCGTCACCGCGCGGGACGAGGCCGGCCGCCCGCCGGCCTTCGACCGGATCGCGTTGGACGCACGGAACGCCGACCGGCTCGGCGAGCTGGCGCGCGCACACGGCGACGCCGCGGCCCCGGCCCTGGTGGTCGACCTCACCGGGCTCGGCTTCGGCCCGGCCGCCGCCGTGCTGACCGACGACCCGTCGGTCCGGGCCCGCGCCGAACGCCTGAAGATCTTCGGCGCGTACGACCTGCGCACCATGTGGACCCAGGAGGAGGCCGACGCCGACCTCGTCCCGGGCGTCCAGTTCAACTACCGGCTGAGCCCGCTGGTCGCCGCCTGCGTGCGGATGGCCCTCGTCCAGGCCGGCGCGCCGGCCCCGTCAGGAGCGTCCACGTGATCACCGACTTTCCCGCGGCACCCCTGCCGCTGCCCCGCCCCGAGGAACTCGACGCCCAGCTGGCGGACCTCGGCGGCGAGCCGATCATCCCCAAGGACCAGCGCCGCACGGTCTTCCCGGTCATCACCAAGGAAGACGTCTTCGCCATGCTGCTCGCCCAGCGCAGCAGGCCCGAGAAGGTCGTCGACGACTTCGCCGAGGCCTACCGCTCCTACGTCGGCGCCCACCGGGCGCTGCCGACCGCCAGCGGCACCTCCAGCCTGCACCTCGCCCTGGTCGGCGCGGGCGTGCGGCCCGGCGACGAGGTGATCGTCCCCGCCTTCACCTTCATCGCCACCGCCCAGGCCGTGGTCGCCGCGGGGGCGGTCCCGGTCTTCGCCGACATCGACCCGCTCACCTACTGCCTCGACCCCGCGGCCGCCGAGGCGGCCGTCACCGAACGCACCCGGGCCGTCATGCCCGTCCACGTGCACGGCCTGCCGGCCGACGTGCCGGCCCTGCGCGCCCTCACCGACCGGCACGGCCTGGCCCTGGTCGAGGACGCCTCGCACGCCCACTCCGCCACCCTCGGCGGCGCGGTGGCCGGATCGCTCGGCGACGCCGCCGGGCAGAGCCTGATGGCCGACAAGAACTTCCCGCTCGGCGGCGAGGGCGGGATCGCCTTCTTCGCCACCGACGAGGCCCACCAGCGGGCGATGGACTACCTGGAGCGCCACGGCATCGACTACGGCATGTCCTGGATCGCGGCCGCCTTCGGCAGCAGCCAGCTGCGCCGGCTGCCCTACTACGACGCCGTCCGGGCCCGCAACGCCGCCCTGCTGGCGCAGTCCCTCGCGCAGACCGGCCTGTTCCACCCGCCGTACGTGCCCGAGGGCAGCACCCACGCGTACAACATGTACCGGATCACCCTCGTCCCGGAGGCCGTCGGCCTGGAGGACCTGCCCGTGCACGCCGTCAAGGAGGCCGTGCACCGGCTGCTCGTCGCCGAGGGCGTGCCGGCCCGGGAGTGGCAGAACACCCCGATCCCCTGCCACCTGCCGTTCCGCCGGCGGACCGGCTTCGGCGGCGGCTACCCGTTCACGCTGAACCCGGGAGCCGTCCGCGACCACCGCCCCGAGGACTTCCCCGCCGTCCTCGCCATGCTGGAGAGCACCCTGGTGCTCTGCCGGGAGCTGCGCTCCCCGGTCGAGTACGAGCGGGCACTGCGCTACGCGGACGCGTTCACCAAGGTCGCCCGCCGCCCGGACGCGATCCGCAAGCTGGCCACCGAGCGGGAGTACCCGCGCCCCCACGAGCGGGCGGCCCGCCTTGGCTGAGCACAACGCCCCCGCCGGGCGTCCGATCACCGTCGCGGTCCTCGGCGCGACCGGGTACACCGGCGCCGAGCTGATCCGGCTGCTCCTCGACCACCCGCACACCGAGATCGCCTTCCTCTCCTCCGAGCAGAGCGCCGGCCGCTCCGTGGGCGCGGTGCTGCCGTGGCTGCGCAACCACCCGGCCGCGGCGCAGCTCAAACTGCGCCCGCTCGACGAACTCACCGAGGTCGACGTCGCCTTCGGCTGCCTGCCCGGCGGCCGACTGCCGGCCCGGATGGCACTGGTGGCCGAACGGGCCAAGCGGGTGCTCAACCTGGCCGGGGACTTCCGGCTGCGCGACCCCGAGCAGGCCGCCGCCCACTACCCGGCCTCCGCCGACTGGCCCGAGCCCTTCGCCTACCACGTACCGGAGTTCGCGGACGTGCCGGAGAACCGGTTCGTCAACCTGCCGGGCTGCATGGCCGCCGCCACGCTCTACGCCCTGCACCCGCTGCTCGCCCACGGGCTGGTGGAGCCCGATGTCGTGGTCGACGCCAAGACCGGCTCCAGCGGCTCCGGCCGGGGCTCCACCGAGCACCCGGCCGACCGCACCGGCAACTTCCGCGTCCACCGGCTGCACGGCCACCGGCACGCCCCGGAGATCGTCCAGGCCCTGAACGACTACGCCGGCGCCGCGCCCGACCTGCAGTTCTCCACCTACAGCCTGGACACCGCGCGCGGCATCGTGGTCAGCGCCTACAGCCGGCTGCGACCGGGCGTCGGCGCGCTGGACGTCCGACGGGCGTACGCCAAGTCGTACGCCCGGACGCCGTTCGTCCGGCTGCGCCCCTCGCCGAAGTCCCCCCAGGACCACCCGATGCTGAAATCCGTGGTCGGCTCGAACGTCGCCGAGGTGGCGGTCTCCGTACGCGACGGCCGCTGCGTCACCGTGGCCGCGCTGGACAACCTGCTCAAGGGCGCGGCCGGCCAGGCCGTCCAGACCCTCAACCGGCTGCACGGGCTGCCCGAGGCCACCGGCCTGCCGTTCACGGCGGTGGCGCCGTGACCCGGCCGCTGTACGTCGTCAAGCTCGGCAGCGCCACGCTGGAGCACCCGGGGATCTTCGAGGAGGTCGCGGCACTGTCCCGGCGGGGCGCCCGGGTCCTGCTGGTGGCGGGCGGCGCGGCGGGCATCGAACGGCACTACGCCGCCGTCGGGCGCCCGATCCCCTGGCTCGACCTCGCCAACGGCGACCGCGTACGGCACGTGCCTCCGGCCGAGATCCCGCATCTGATCGCCGCCTACGAGCAGGTCACCCTGCCGCTGGTGGAGGCCGGGCTCGGCGCCCTCGGCCTGCGAGTGTTCACCGGGGCGGCGGCCCGGACCGGCCTGGTGTCGGGCCGCGCCAACCGGCCGCTGAAAGCCGTCTCGCAGGGCCGCGCGCGGGTGGTGCGCGACCACCGCGCGGGTGTGGTGGCCGAGGTCGACGCCGAGCGGCTGGCCGTCCTGCTGGACGCCTACGACGTGGTCTGCGTCAGCCCGCCGGTGCTCGACCTCGACGGCGGCAGCGCACTGAACGTGGACGCCGACGTGCTGGCCGCCGAACTGGCCACCGCGACCGGCGCCGACCACCTGCGGCTGGTCACCGGCACCGCCGGGCTGCTCACCGACCCGGCCGATCCGCACTCCACGCTGCGGCACACCCATCCGGGCGAGGCCGCCCGGTACGCCGGCGGACGGATGCGCCAGAAGGTCAGGGCCGCCGAACTCGCCCTGGCCGGCAGCGCCGACGTGGCGATCACCGGGCCGCACACCCTGGGCCGCCCGGACGGCTGGACCCGCTTCTGGCGCGCCCCCGCCCCCGCCCCGGACCTCGAACTCCTCGGCCGCGCCGTGCAGATCCCCTCCGTCTCCGGGGACGAGCGCGAACTGGCCGACCTGCTCCTCCAGTGGTGCGCCGAGCGGGGCGTCAGTGCCCGCATCGACGAGGCGGGCAACCTGGTGGCGGTCCGCGGCGACGGCCCCCGCCGCCTGCTGCTGCTCGGGCACCTTGACACCGTCCCGTTCCACTGGCCGGTCCGCTGGGACGGCGAGACCCTGCACGGCCGGGGAAGCGTGGACGCGAAGCCGGCCCTGGTCGCCTTCCTGGAGGTGCTGGCCGACGCGGACGTCCCCGAGGACGGGCAACTGCGTGTGGTCGGCGCCGTCGAGGAGGAGATCTCCTCCTCCAAGGGCGCCTTCCACGTCCGTGACCACTACCCGGCCGACGCGGTGGTGGTCGGCGAACCGAGTGGGGCCGGCGCCCTGACCCTCGGCTACTTCGGTCTCTACAAGCTGCGGATCACCGCGACGGTGAGCAGCGGGCACTCCGCCGGCTACGACGCGCTGTCCGCCCCGGACGCCCTGCTGCGGGCACTGGAGCGCACCCGCGGCGCCGTGCTGAAGGTCGCGCCCGGCGCGCTGGACGCGGTGATCACCGTCGACTCCGCCGCGGCGCGGGGGGTGCAGCGCGCGACGGGGGTGCTCAACTTCCGGGTGCCGCCCGACGCGGACCTCGCGGCGATGCGCGAGGCGGCCCGGGAGCAGGCCGGCGACGGCGTGGAGGTGACCGAGCTGCGCGCCACGCCAGGCGTCGCCGGCGGTCGGACCAGCCCACCGGTGCGGGCGTTCGGCCGGGCGTTCGCCCGGGCGGGCATCCGCCCCCGCTTCCTGGTCAAGAAGGGCACCTCGGACATGAACACCCTGGCCACCACCTGGCAGGGCGTCCCCATGGTCGCCTACGGCGCCGGCGACGCCGCGCTGGACCACACCGACCGGGAGCAGCTCGACGCGCAGGAGTACCGGACCGCCCGCGAGGTGCTGGCGGCGGCCGTGGCGGGCTGGTTCGGGGCGCCCCCGGCCGGCGGCGCCGACCGGGCCGGGCAGGAGGAGCGGGCATGAGCGTGCTGTCGACCGGCCCGGCGCCGGCCACCGAGGACACCGACCGAGTGGTCGCCGAGCTCACCGAACGGGCCCTGGCCGCCCGCCGGTTGATCATCGACATGGCGGCCGGTCCGAGAGGCTGCCACCTCGGCGGCAGCCTCTCGGTGACGGACATCCTGATCGCGGCCCTGCACCGGGCCGGGCAGGACGAGGCCACCCGGGTGGTGCTCAGCAAGGGGCACGCCGCGGCGGCGCTCTACGCGGCGCTGCACGTCAGCGGCGTGCTGCCGGAGAACCCGGCGCCGCTGTACGCCGAACCCGGGCACCATTTCACCGGCCACCCGAACCACGTACTGCCGGGCGTGCTCTTCCCGACCGGCAGCCTGGGTCACGGCCTGCCCTACGCGGCCGGCTGGGCGCTGGCCCAGCGGCTCTCCGGCACACCCGGGCTCACGGTGGCGGTGCTCGGTGACGGCGAACTCCAGGAGGGGCTGGTCTGGGAGGCCTGCCAGGTGGCGGCCGCCCGGCGGCTCGGCGCTCTCACGGTGGTGGTGGACCGCAACGGC
The sequence above is drawn from the Kitasatospora sp. NBC_00315 genome and encodes:
- a CDS encoding acetyl-CoA carboxylase biotin carboxylase subunit family protein — translated: MPSAPLAPSAPDSPDDRPEALLLMGDLVVLARQGRLITEARRRGLAPLAVVSRDTDLARLAELRADPEHALSGLADVVQVADAQVATVAPAVQPLLRRYRVRGLISVGEVFVEPVGVLADVLGLPGTGSAAALTCRNKLLQRTAAPAYAPAWQTVPADRRADFTLPAEQLPAVVKPAGRFYSSGVRLVHTQAELTAALGALADHEIALVESRVAGPEYSVEALVQGGEVLWSGVTGKESNESGGTFFTEVEHTSPAVLDEPSRTALVEANREVLRLVGLRDGITHAEYRLTEDGVVLMEVAARLPGDAITFLWELATGEGVEPVMIDLALGVPTRYPEPRRRARQTFVDHPHGRLRDVTAEGAEVSWIVRDDRWPLLAPLGPDAPAALRGVLVGRRAGDLLGPLVDSGHRSASLIVDSPLDDSIDRATKTFADRVRVLVDPAPAG
- a CDS encoding lysine biosynthesis protein LysW, whose protein sequence is MSATATDCLVCDSALEIQQEWEVGEIVECGSCGQEHEVVEKSAAATRVELAPEVEEDWGE
- a CDS encoding RimK family alpha-L-glutamate ligase → MSPRPDDVLLSLTMLRPEERLLLDALRVRGLAVRTALPPDLADVLSGRVEPPRLVVLRNLSHREAIGTARRLEQAGVPTFNRAAAIEVCNDKGLQALLFARHGIAHPRSLHAFTHDQVRTAVEAVGRPAVVKPVSGSWGRGVVRLSDEEALEVWIGARESVDAAGKLFPVLVQEYVDKPGHDLRVVVVGREPVVAIRRISQDWRTNTHLGAEVERAEITDEMAKLCLAAVDLLGEGFYGIDLIEDRATGTTAVLEVNANPEFARSSARHGVDVAGRLATYLAGSLLG
- a CDS encoding degT/DnrJ/EryC1/StrS aminotransferase, with the protein product MELFDTAVVLTRVMTSGTVMSIEKSDRELPGLERQLTRATGRAQAVLVNSASAAVHAALAGLGIGHGDTADLPGLDPRTAAFVAWLGVTARDEAGRPPAFDRIALDARNADRLGELARAHGDAAAPALVVDLTGLGFGPAAAVLTDDPSVRARAERLKIFGAYDLRTMWTQEEADADLVPGVQFNYRLSPLVAACVRMALVQAGAPAPSGAST
- a CDS encoding aminotransferase class I/II-fold pyridoxal phosphate-dependent enzyme, with product MITDFPAAPLPLPRPEELDAQLADLGGEPIIPKDQRRTVFPVITKEDVFAMLLAQRSRPEKVVDDFAEAYRSYVGAHRALPTASGTSSLHLALVGAGVRPGDEVIVPAFTFIATAQAVVAAGAVPVFADIDPLTYCLDPAAAEAAVTERTRAVMPVHVHGLPADVPALRALTDRHGLALVEDASHAHSATLGGAVAGSLGDAAGQSLMADKNFPLGGEGGIAFFATDEAHQRAMDYLERHGIDYGMSWIAAAFGSSQLRRLPYYDAVRARNAALLAQSLAQTGLFHPPYVPEGSTHAYNMYRITLVPEAVGLEDLPVHAVKEAVHRLLVAEGVPAREWQNTPIPCHLPFRRRTGFGGGYPFTLNPGAVRDHRPEDFPAVLAMLESTLVLCRELRSPVEYERALRYADAFTKVARRPDAIRKLATEREYPRPHERAARLG
- the argC gene encoding N-acetyl-gamma-glutamyl-phosphate reductase codes for the protein MAEHNAPAGRPITVAVLGATGYTGAELIRLLLDHPHTEIAFLSSEQSAGRSVGAVLPWLRNHPAAAQLKLRPLDELTEVDVAFGCLPGGRLPARMALVAERAKRVLNLAGDFRLRDPEQAAAHYPASADWPEPFAYHVPEFADVPENRFVNLPGCMAAATLYALHPLLAHGLVEPDVVVDAKTGSSGSGRGSTEHPADRTGNFRVHRLHGHRHAPEIVQALNDYAGAAPDLQFSTYSLDTARGIVVSAYSRLRPGVGALDVRRAYAKSYARTPFVRLRPSPKSPQDHPMLKSVVGSNVAEVAVSVRDGRCVTVAALDNLLKGAAGQAVQTLNRLHGLPEATGLPFTAVAP
- a CDS encoding M20/M25/M40 family metallo-hydrolase — encoded protein: MTRPLYVVKLGSATLEHPGIFEEVAALSRRGARVLLVAGGAAGIERHYAAVGRPIPWLDLANGDRVRHVPPAEIPHLIAAYEQVTLPLVEAGLGALGLRVFTGAAARTGLVSGRANRPLKAVSQGRARVVRDHRAGVVAEVDAERLAVLLDAYDVVCVSPPVLDLDGGSALNVDADVLAAELATATGADHLRLVTGTAGLLTDPADPHSTLRHTHPGEAARYAGGRMRQKVRAAELALAGSADVAITGPHTLGRPDGWTRFWRAPAPAPDLELLGRAVQIPSVSGDERELADLLLQWCAERGVSARIDEAGNLVAVRGDGPRRLLLLGHLDTVPFHWPVRWDGETLHGRGSVDAKPALVAFLEVLADADVPEDGQLRVVGAVEEEISSSKGAFHVRDHYPADAVVVGEPSGAGALTLGYFGLYKLRITATVSSGHSAGYDALSAPDALLRALERTRGAVLKVAPGALDAVITVDSAAARGVQRATGVLNFRVPPDADLAAMREAAREQAGDGVEVTELRATPGVAGGRTSPPVRAFGRAFARAGIRPRFLVKKGTSDMNTLATTWQGVPMVAYGAGDAALDHTDREQLDAQEYRTAREVLAAAVAGWFGAPPAGGADRAGQEERA
- a CDS encoding 1-deoxy-D-xylulose-5-phosphate synthase N-terminal domain-containing protein, whose amino-acid sequence is MSVLSTGPAPATEDTDRVVAELTERALAARRLIIDMAAGPRGCHLGGSLSVTDILIAALHRAGQDEATRVVLSKGHAAAALYAALHVSGVLPENPAPLYAEPGHHFTGHPNHVLPGVLFPTGSLGHGLPYAAGWALAQRLSGTPGLTVAVLGDGELQEGLVWEACQVAAARRLGALTVVVDRNGGQNDGLVADISPLPNLVERFTAFGFEATEVDGHNPSELHAVFRARRDPDGPPLAVVAHTVKGKGVRAVEGKAGSHYVSIDAAKAAKWKRFVK